One window from the genome of Amphiura filiformis unplaced genomic scaffold, Afil_fr2py scaffold_161, whole genome shotgun sequence encodes:
- the LOC140145174 gene encoding craniofacial development protein 2-like, which yields MKRHNSTRVKAPDYYNPPVQPSGLHKTEQNEATTPKPIGRYDEVPRAGVSPCRAPIGRAAADKPKERKALLTTKSIIGIGTWNVRTLYQSGNLELLLHQLNKFKWEIIGVSETHWTESGEFATEGYQILCSGYTDIHRAGVAFILNKVAQQSLLGYNHVSSRLLSARFKTVTGAMTVIQVYAPNMADKEEDVDQFYDHLQVLIGNTPGGDMLIVMGDLNSKVGKDWQKWNAVMGRYGYGDTNARGEKLLSFCAANNLHITNTMFKQAKDSRQWTWESPDGKTRNKIDYVMINNKWKTSISNSRSFPSADVGSDHQLVISDLRVKFKKKQKAPFQKTDSVKQDYEVTIGGKFAPLMNLDTTDVEDIWTGVKIAFNDTSNAVLGSKKSNKQEQWISEEVIHLSKERSKVKLKKLENPSLKPRYNYLNQEIKRKTKGCKDMWIQGLCTKVEHQAAKSKEVYATIKVITKKPTIRMQTIKSKDGRVLTGQTEVKTRWKENYDELYNENQLGNIISEDVR from the coding sequence ATGAAGCGCCACAACAGTACCAGGGTTAAAGCCCCTGATTACTATAACCCGCCTGTTCAACCATCGGGCCTGCACAAGACAGAGCAGAATGAAGCAACAACTCCAAAGCCAATCGGAAGATATGATGAAGTTCCTAGAGCAGGGGTTTCACCATGTCGAGCCCCAATTGGAAGAGCTGCTGCAGATAAACCGAAGGAAAGAAAGGCACTTTTAACTACTAAGAGTATAATTGGAATAGGGACATGGAATGTACGCACACTGTACCAATCAGGAAACCTTGAACTTTTACTTCACCAACTCAATAAATTCAAATGGGAGATTATTGGAGTTTCTGAAACACATTGGACAGAAAGTGGAGAATTTGCAACAGAAGGATACCAAATTTTATGTTCTGGGTATACAGATATTCACAGAGCAGGAGTTGCCTTTATACTTAATAAGGTGGCACAACAATCTTTACTAGGGTACAACCATGTATCTTCAAGATTACTCTCTGCAAGATTTAAAACTGTCACTGGAGCAATGACAGTAATTCAAGTGTATGCTCCAAACATGGCAGACAAGGAAGAAGATGTTGACCAATTTTATGACCACCTCCAAGTGCTAATTGGCAACACACCAGGGGGAGACATGCTGATAGTAATGGGAGATCTGAATTCAAAAGTTGGAAAAGACTGGCAGAAATGGAACGCGGTGATGGGAAGATATGGATATGGTGATACCAATGCTAGAGGTGAAAAACTGCTAAGTTTCTGTGCAGCCAACAATCTCCATATTACAAACACAATGTTCAAACAAGCCAAAGATTCCCGCCAATGGACATGGGAATCCCCTGATGGAAAGACTAGAAATAAAATAGACTATGTAATGATAAACAACAAGTGGAAGACAAGCATCTCAAACTCCAGAAGTTTCCCAAGTGCAGATGTTGGTTCCGACCACCAGCTTGTAATATCCGACCTCAGGGTCAAATTCAAAAAGAAACAGAAAGCACCATTCCAAAAAACAGACTCAGTCAAGCAGGATTATGAAGTTACCATTGGAGGTAAATTTGCACCACTAATGAATCTTGATACAACAGATGTTGAAGACATATGGACGGGTGTAAAGATAGCCTTCAATGACACATCAAATGCAGTTTTAGGAagcaaaaaatcaaacaaacaagaaCAATGGATAAGCGAAGAAGTGATACATCTCAGCAAGGAGAGAAGCAAAGTGAAACTCAAGAAACTTGAAAACCCATCTTTGAAACCTAGGTACAACTATCTCAACCAAGAGATCAAGAGGAAAACAAAGGGATGTAAAGACATGTGGATCCAAGGACTTTGCACGAAAGTGGAGCACCAAGCAGCTAAGTCAAAAGAAGTCTATGCCACAATTAAAGTAATCACAAAGAAGCCAACCATCAGAATGCAGACCATTAAAAGCAAAGATGGCAGAGTCTTAACAGGACAGACGGAGGTGAAAACCAGATGGAAAGAAAATTATGATGAACTGTATAATGAAAACCAAttaggaaacattatatcagaagacgtaaggtag